GAAAGAATTGAACTCTAATTACATTACAAAAAAACTCTTGATTATTCTACAGCGGAGCCATTGGAAATGTTACAAATAACATTTACTAATACGATTATTAGTTCAAGTACAACAACCCCAAACATTTAATTTAGTGGGCTTAAAGAAGTTTGCAACCCATTGTAATACAATGAGCTAAAAACGGGTCTTACACGTGAACCGTTATCATAACTTCATAAGGTTCAAAGTGGTCTTTCATGCATACAATTACAAATATCATGTTTTAACTCGATTCAAGTTCTGTTGTTACTTTTTTGATATATGTAAccacaaacttttttttttgctaaattgtatATCATATAAATGAAAGAAAGAGCTTGCAAGCAAACATCTTAAGTCTGAACCATCTTaacaaaaaagaataaaaacaagatGGATCACCaataaaaacatacaagatCCTAAAGTAATTTTATAAGATCCATATCACCTCAGCCACATGGACATGAGAGACCTGAATTGTTTCCTCCCTTTCCTAGCAGATATAATGTTTCTCAACTCCTTGTCAATGCAATGGAAGATAGATGAAACAGATAGAGAAGTGTGATTGTGAATCAGGTTGTTTCGTTGCTTCCACAGATGAAAAATCACAACTTGTGTGGCTAATTTCCGAAGAAGTTTCAGCTCTGGTGTCGCAGCTGAAAGGATCCAAGACAACAGTTCAGACCAGTCCGTGAAGCTCAACATAGGCGGTTGACATCTGATGAAGACTTCACTCCAAACATCCTGGCCGTATTCACATTTCAAGAACAGGTGGTCTCTTGTTTCAACATCACTAGAGCAGAAAGGACAGTCAGTAGCAACCATCATTCCCCATGTAGCAAGTCTGCTTCTCGTTGGAAGCATGTCGTAGTTCACCACCCACATCGTAAATGAATGCTTAGGGATTTCTCCCTTGAACCAAaccaccactacaagaaaacacaacatTAACGACGGCGAAATTCGTTGTAAAACcaactttacgaggaattagcgaggaaacacgtttcgtcgttattcgttcgtcgtaacgcatatttccACGCAAATCCATCGTAAACTAGCGAGAAAcacaattcgtcgtaaagacaaAGCACAgtgttcgtcgtaaaaaccacgtaactATTACACGTAAGGAGGACGctacatttcctcgtaaatacctcgaaagcaattcctcgtaaattatACGTAAAGCTTTCCACGTAATATACTCGGTAAGCATTCCTCGTAGTGTTGTCGTaaataatttcctcgtaaattcctCGCAATGTTTCCACGTAATGTGCTCGTaatttagctacgaatttacttcgattttttattttccagaattaaaaaatataataaaaattatttaatttatataaaaataatttataaaaatataatattaaaataaacgtaaataggaaaatattttatacataaataagttttgaatttataatacaaccaacaaaaagaaaaaaaaaagaactaaaggtcgttcatcgcccggtagaattcatcactcctcctctctACATCTGACTCGTCATGTGTACCGGATTACTCGCTTGGAATGGGAATTTttcgtcgcatgttcctcaacaaggactcccattccggatctGTGGATGCTACAACGtacaagaagccctcgactccacccatacgagctgtgaacgcagaTCGCGTCGAgtccaactcgttacgcagctgagtgacttcatcatcccgtcgagTCCAACTTGTTACGCAgctgagtgacttcatcatcctgTCGCTGACCATAAAACGATGttgctctcggaacatcgttgacggaaccaatccccaacgtccgaccctttttcttagggacaaccttaaaacaaaaaataaatattgttagtaaagaGTTAaggttaaattaaatgaataataaaaaaatttaaaattttaaaaaatttacctcctcgtaaatcctatccacttcaagtgtggataaggtgacgggtaatccgtcggtggactcatgggtcagctgggtctggcggtcttcaacccgaccAACCAATTCGTTGATGATCTCCGCGGACCTAGCATCTACAAATTGgtccgccttgttcttgtgggtcctctcgtaaagttgcaaAAGAGACGGGAgttctcccgtctctttggcctaaaaaacatttaagaaagttagaatatatatatatatatatatatataaattaattaaattaaatatttaattaccatatcGAGAcagacaccggcgtggggtttttgacccgtagagtgaagcatcgatccgtggccgtgctcatctaccgtcTGACGGGAGGCACAGCAAGATTCGGCAACTCTAATGGCGTCAGGAtcccgccaataacggatgaggccatcccacacatccgtggtgagctcagggGGTTTGCCACACTCAtatcccttcacgatccagtctcccttccagttggagaccgtgtccaacaagtgaactttcgccttcgcgttaaacgcCTTCTTCACCCTCTCattgacccccatggaccaatggTATTTTTGCTGTAacagaaaaaattaaattaagaattagttttaaaaaattaaaaactctaaataataaaaaattgaagtatatataattaattaattatttacagcgaaaattttgaaccacgtctttctgacgtagatcGGCGTCTtcttccagttcggatgtggctcggagaagtaacctttCATCGTCTCGGTTACGTTCCGAGCAACACAAttgtcaaccccaaacctgaaaaaaacaaatttaaagtatagattatttattattgttataaaagaattttaaatgaatttaaaaaaaaaatttaacatacaacaaagttccgtccggtcggtcggggtctaggACTGATAAACCTTCTCTGTCTGGCTGAGCGAGAAAGTCTtcgacagtgtactgcgagtaaggagcactcggcgGCACCATCAAATCGAGATGAATCATGGCCATcatcggaggagccatcggaggaggcacaggaggaggcaccTCTGGGACATGAGCATGAGGAGCCGGTAGTGCAACGAATCgaggaaccgatggtgcacCAGAAGGAGGCGACCGAGAGACCTCTGAGaagactgagtctcggggacagtctccaaacccgaagaaccgggagctgaagaagaatcGGGAGCTGAAGAATACGGGTATAAACGACTAccaggctcaccgaacatctctctgtaatgggaaGTAAGTCTGTTCTTTCGAATCGTCcggaaagaaaaattaatttttaaaattatcatcaacagtaattaacaaattttataaataacaaattcaATAAATCTGGCTAACTTCCCTAcattaaccacctaatcaacactaattaacataaaatcagtaaacctatctaaattccctacactaaccacctaatctaccctaaactaatcaaattagagaggaaataaAGAGAGTAcgtaccattgctacgaaagaGAGAGGAAGTTGAGACGAATGGAAGTGAGAAGCTCGcgtgtatatataagaaattagtaCTCGTCGTAATATCctcgtaaagttacgaggaactcgtgaggcccgtgtttttctttacgaggaattagcgaggcccgCATTTTGTTTCCTCGTAATGTCCTCGTTTAGTTACGAAGAATTAGCGAGGTCCGCGTTTTTATTTACGAAGAATTagcgaggcccgcgttttccTATTACGAGGTCTTTATGACGaattctgcttacgtggaattaacgaatcccgcgttctttattttagtATTCGTCGTAAGCTCCTcgttagtttacgaggaaataacgaggattaagtttaaatccctaaactcccaaaccccaaatcccatcttctttatcttctacttcatatattccaaaccccaaacccatcttccctttctaattccttaacttataatctaaatctcttctttctaattcaaaccccccattaccttacacaaaatcaaattatataaatagattttcatgattaaatccatcaaatcacatgcattaagtctgaaaatcaaacatattaaaaacaaatacatcagtctgatacatcgacattctcgtcatcactagaaacatcatcttcaacagctttgtctgtggcatcatcggtaagatcttcgtactcatgattatgcggatcaatgagaaggatgtcatcaatttgaCTTcgtttatctgttcttcttgcaatggtggttcttctccactgatgattcgtccacgaggtgtaactttgatcacggctaaccaatttattcccgattctctcatccgagggtatggaattaagctaacttggtctgcttgtgaagctaagatgaaaggctcgaatttgttgtacctgtAAAAATAAAGACAACGTAGAAATTAATCATACTGATCATGTATgccaaaaaaagaatttgttgtaccttcgtc
This region of Brassica napus cultivar Da-Ae chromosome C5, Da-Ae, whole genome shotgun sequence genomic DNA includes:
- the LOC106442058 gene encoding uncharacterized protein LOC106442058 yields the protein MWVVNYDMLPTRSRLATWGMMVATDCPFCSSDVETRDHLFLKCEYGQDVWSEVFIRCQPPMLSFTDWSELLSWILSAATPELKLLRKLATQVVIFHLWKQRNNLIHNHTSLSVSSIFHCIDKELRNIISARKGRKQFRSLMSMWLR